The window tgaaaacatatgaaaaatatattttaacaaaaatttatcctTTATGAAAAAAATTGCCATTATGTTGGAAAAATGTtgcacatataaaaaaaatgttgcattatatactttacttaaaattgaataacaatatgcatgtaaataaatagcattcattcttattcgttgcattcattcgtacttaaaattaaaatgaatatgaaatatctcctcccacacttaatttggaccatgttctcattggtgcaaaaagcgataaaacacgaaaaatagtacgaaataatccatacgaattagaattaaaaatatagtacgagaacattcaaacataataataataaagaaaattgtaccaaacataattaaaaatattgtaccaaatttaacaagacataataataataacgaaaatgagttaaagaaagaaagaaaggataaaacctatcaaggtgaactcggtggagaaggtgtagtctcaactccttggcgtcggaagaaagatagcaaccggcgacgagttgatttgtgctcacgtctcaatgtagtgatattggcatccaccgtatttatcctcgaactcagttcggtattgttggcaacgacttcatctaaccgtaaattcatgtgacggttatgctcgttcatttgtgtcaagacacgttgccatccaacttgttcttcttcatttggttccacatcttgctcggtggcattaacatcaacattctcctcctcctcctcctcttcttcatcaaattcctcttcgtcttcctcagcatcatcttgggcacctaaaccttgagaacccgaggcttcactactcatggtagcaaaaacacgtcttgtgcgatccgcataagatATAAAGGCGGGGGatcccattttcttcaataaattggccctttgaagtgccgtgagatccaagaAAGGTAAActaacatgaggcatattttgataatccgctaattcaccccgagcacccaaaacaatgccggtaattaaattacccataggcacttgcttattgcgggacttggaagctcgaactaaattagtaaatatcatctcaatactatcaatggtcaaaaatttaaaaatagcatctaacacaaccaaatcacgaacttgcactttggaactttcaacccgaccaaataaggaaaatgataaaaacttgtgaaagaagaagatacaatcatccttaagtagcttactagatgtattttttggattaaaaacatctaaactggttaaagattgccaaaccgtgtgtgaattaaaaggctttggcttggaataaaaattcctagtaggaaaaccaaaccaacggttcatggccgcatacccaacatcataacgaactccatcattccgaaaagagataactcctttcttcttgtcataggttagagtaaccaaaaactcaataatatgcgatttaagacttggaaaacgcatactagaaaatcgtttccaaccaagaacggaaagaaattcatcaatatgctcggtaaaagaaagtgtgtttaccgtgtcggtgtcaagaaaaagcatgtcgacgaactctatttggctattagaaaatcggcgatatttgcgtccttcggcttccgtcacaatatcgaacggtgctccatattgaacccgtaatctattgACTTCGGTGGCCTTAGCTTTattagcaacggtcttttgtctaggcatatttttttgtttgtgaaattgggTGAATGGGATGAAGAAAATATGGAAGGATGGAAGtaagagtaaaagataatggtggtgaattagggaagaagaagatgaatagggtaaagatttatggggaagatgagtgaatcttggtattgggaagagaaaagatgattgattggtgtaaaaagaggtgatttaaataggtgtaagtaatgggtattgattaggatagatgaAAAGGTAAGTATTTAGAGTAGAAATAGGAAAAGAACCAAAAATTTCGCCCAAATCCCGTCCCTGTAagtcgcaagtcgcgactgagattttcaaaatctcagtcgcgacagcaagtacgtaggggggtcgaaatttcaCTGAAAGTTGTCCtcttgctgtctcaactgagaattcagaatctcaactgagattttggaaATTCTGGGTAAAATTTGGActgttttttatgattttaacacttctaaCCCAATTCCTCTTAgaattaagtgacattaatgtgaatattaatccctgaaactgagataaacaaaactgaaacattaaattaaaggaaaaccaagggttgttccttaaataaaagaattaaaataaggaattaatgcacttttatttattattagcaaaaatataaacaataccttattatatatattacataaaaaaacatCTTATtcctaaaaatacaaaatagaaATACTCATacatataataaaacaaaacagaaactcatattatatccctaagtagatgacaaacgacgtgcattggccctattaatcttcgtttgaatgaagacttgcctctctggtgtAGAAAcgaatgttggaccagaacgaaaaactcgtttgacaagcccctcgttctccaagaactcgtagtctagaATAGGGAATGGTTCTTGATATAACCATATCACACGTAACCCATTATCTACCTAAATAACCATACCCACGTTCAGTACGGTATCTTACCGATGGCTTGCAAGTAACTTCCTCTCttattcctataaataggttTAAGTTCGAAGGAGAAGGGGTtagcttttagagagagaaaagaatactATATTTGACTGtatctgacttaagcatcggagtgtttgtgggaagaccgcttcccacactgtaacaggttcaatcctcaaggaagatcaaccttcaccagggacgttcaaccttcatccgaagacgttcaaccttcatccgaagacgttcaaccttcatccagggaCGTTCAACGTTCATCCAGGAGGTTCGATTCTCGAGGAACGTCAACCGTCATCACCCTATTTGGAAGGACCGCCTTCCTTCAGAGATTCATCGATTGATCTCCCGTCTTACAAATTCATTGTTTAGTTCAGGCTACAACAATTGGCGCCGTCTGTGGGAAACCAATCAAAAATCCATTCATTCTACGTCATCTACTTTTCGTAATAAAAAAGGATGCCTCCCAAGAGATCTCAAGTTCCACCTTCTCAAACATCCCATATTCCGGACGAGCATGATGCACGCCAAGCCAATGAAGAAGAACGTGTTGAACACGTTGAAGACCAACATAGCCCATCAGGAGCTAATCCGCCCACCGTTCCCTTAGCGGACTATGAGGAGTTGAAGAAAAAATTTGAGGAAAACAATAATCGACTCCAAGAGTTAATGCTTTTTGTTCAAGAAGAGATGCGGGACAAAGAATTTCGGAACAAAGGAAAGCGTCCTGAAGTCGAGTTAGCACACGATGAAATCTCAGAATCACGTGAAGGAGGAAAGCGTAAGGGAAACAACTTAAAGATCCATGAGgttatggaaagttcttggaaAGAAAATTCGAAAGCACATGAAAAGGCCGGAGAAGAATCCATGTTCAGCGCGAAAGAGACAGTAGATCTTAAGAGGATGATCGAGCAGGTATTAGAACAAAAGAAGTTGGTTCCGAACAGTGACGAACAAGCAAGAAAAGTCCCCTTTTCAGGAGAGATCATGAATAAGCCTCTCCCTCGAAAGTTCAAGATGCCACAACTCATCACTTACTCCGGAAAAGGGGATCCTTATGATCATATGCAGAATTATGAGGCAGTAATGCTATTACATGGATGGGAAGATGCTATAATGTGTCGAGCTTTCTCACTTACTTTATCAGATCATGCTCGTACTTGGTTCAATAGCTTAAAGGAAAGCTCCATCTCCAACTTTGATCAGTTGAGAAAAGAATTCATAAAAGCATTCATCATCAACACCAAAAGGAAGAAGGATGCAACGTATCTCCTTACAATAAAGCAAGATGAAAGAGAAAGCTTGAAAGATTATGTAGAAAGGTTTCGCGCTGCAACTCTCGAGATTCATGATCTCCAAGTTGGAATGGCGGTTGTAGGAGTACTTTAGGGAACAAGATCGCgggatctccaaaaatctctttCCTATGATCAACTTTCAACCTTGGGCGATTTTTTCAGCAGGGCTAATAAATTCATCCTTTCCGAAGATGTGATGAGGAATATAAGGGCAAGAGGAAATCAAGATAAAAAAATGAAGGAGAGGGATGAGGTTGATGATGTAAAAAAGGGAAATGGGAGAAGAAATGAAGCAAGACATGCTCCAAGGTTGAGATATGACAATTTCACACCTTTACTCCAACCACGTTCCAATATCCTGGCAGCCATTGAAAGATCCGGACTCCTTACATTCCCTCCTAAAACTGACAGAACTATGGGCAAATTTACGGATGCTTATTGTCGATTCCACAAAACTCATGGTCACTCAACTGATCGATGTAGACAATTGATGAATGAAATAGAATCATTGGTACGACAAGGTAAGCTTGAAAATTTTGTCTATGCAGAAATGTGGAGAGGGGAAAAACCACGAAACTTAAAGGAAGAAAGATATATGGAAAATAGAGAAAAGGATGGTCGAACATATACCAAAGGAAAGGAAGACAAAAAAGATAAAGCCATAGCTCTTAATAACAAGCCGGCGTATCCAACAATAAATGTTATCTCTAGAGGGGAAACTTTGGCTGGTGAATCCTCTTCATCAAGGAAAGCTTATGCTAGACAAGCTTATGAAGTCAATAATGTGATGAAAGTCCAAGAAGAAGAGTCCATAATTTTTACCCCTGCGGATCAAGGAAATGTGGTTATACCCCATGATGATGCTTTAGTGATTTCCGCTACCATAATGAAGTTCCCAGTAGAAAGAATTCTCATTGACAGTGAGAGTTCGGTCAACCTCCTCTATTGGAATTGTTTtaagaagatgaacttgtctTTGGATAGATTAAATAAGGTGTCGGCTCCACTCTTTAGCTTCTCAGGGGAAGCTGTCCAGGTGGCAGGGTCTATCAAATTACCGATCACGTTGGGCGAGGAGCCTTGTAATGTTACAAGGATGGTGAATTTTATGGTAGTAAAATCTATATCTCTAGCCTACAATGTGATACTAGGAAGACCATTAATTATTGGTATGGGAGCCATGATATCGCCAGGATACTTATTGATGAAGTTTCCTACACCAAACGGCATAGGGCAAGTGAGAGGAGATCAAAAGAAAGCTCGTAATTGCTACGTTTCTTCCATTAAAGGAAAACATGGGGTAAGTGCAGAAACAATGGCAATTTCAGAAGAATCTGATAATAAGCCAAAACCGAAGCCAGTTGAAGAAGTTGAAGCAATACGGTTGAATGAAGATGATCCGGAAAAAATAACATATGTTGGGAGTAAAATGGCAGAAGAAGTGAAGGATGAAGTAATCGCATGCCTTAGGAGAAATGTGGACGTGTTTGCTTGGGTTCCTGCAGATATGCCTGGCATAAGTTTGGATGTAGCTTCACACCACTTGAATGTTGATCCAAACATCAAGCCcatcaagcaaaagaaaaggagAATTGCTCCAGAGAGGCAAAAGGCTTTAGAAGAGGAAGTTGATAAGTTACTGGAGGCAAACTTTATTCGAGAGGTTTACTACCCGGATTGGCTTGCAAATGTTGTGATGGTGAAGAAACCCAACGGAAAGTGGAGAATGTGCATAGACTTCACCAATTTAAACAAGGCTTGTCCAAAGGATTCATATCCTTTGCCTCCAATTGACAAAATGGTGGATGAAACCTCTGGATACGAGTTATTGAGCTTCATGGACGCATACATGGGATACCATCAAATCAAGATGAATCCATCTGATGAAGAAAAAACTGCATTTATCACTGAGAATGGcacatactgctacagggttatgccttttggacttaaaaatgcaggagcaacataccaaaggatgataaataaagttttcaaGCCTTTATTGGGTAACACCATGGAAGcctatgtggacgatatgatcattaaaagcaagaaaggAGAAATGCATGCAGAGAAGCTCGACAAGGTGTTCGATGTATTGAGAACCCATAATATAAAGTTAAATCCTAGCAAATGTACTTTCGGAGTACAATCAGGAAAAATTTTGGGATATATGATAACTGAAAGGGGTATTGAGGCAAATCCAGAAAAAATCCAAGCCATCTCAGAGATGAAGCCTCCTACCTCCATTAAGGAAGTTCAAcgtttgacaggaagattagcatCGCTTAATAGATTTCTATCTAAATCAGCTGAAAAAGCCTCCCTTTCTTCAAAACCTTGAGAGCAGGGAAAAACTTCCAGTGGACAACTGAATGTGAAAAATCTTTTGGAGAATTAAAGGATTACTTGAAGAAAATACCACTTTTGACTAGGCCAGAACCAGGTGAGATGTTGTTTGTATATTTGGGAGTAAGCAATGTGGCCTTGAGTGCAGTTCTGTTGAAAAGAGAAGGAAAAATTGACAAGCCAATCTACTACGTCAGTAAGGTACTCCAAGGAGCAGAGCCTCGGTACCCTTTTGCAGAAAAAGTCGCTCTTGCACTAGTGATGGCCTCTAGGAAGTTAAGACCTTATTTTCAGGCTCATTCCATAGTCGTATTAACCGATTAGCCTCTAAGGCAAATATTGCAAAAACCTGAATGCTCCGGACGTCTTACGAAATGGGCAATCGAGTTAGGAGAATACGACATCAACTTTGAGCCTAGACAAGCGATCAAGGGACAAGTTTTAGCCGATTTCATTGTGGAATGTACTGGAGAAAGAAGAGTGGCAAGAGAAAATGAACACACGTGGAAATTATTCGTTAATGGAGCATCAAGTTCAATGGGAAGTGGGGCAGGAATAGTATTGATATCTTCCGAACGAGAGATAATCGAATACTCTTTACGTTTCGCTTTTCCAAGTTCAAATAACATTGCAGAATACGAAGCCCTTATAGGAGGAATGAAGCTTGCCAAAGAATTACAAGTTCAAAAGATTATAGCTCACAGTGATTCACAGTTGGTGGTTCAACAGTTCAATAGAGAGTATGAAGCGAAGGAACCTATCATGATTAAATACCTACGAAAGGTTAAATCTTTATCTCAAGGATTTGAAGATTTCCAGTTGCTACAAATCAATAGGTCTTCCAACAGCCATGCAGACGCTTTATCAAAGCTTGCATCGTCAATGGAAACGAAAGGAAGAATAGTGCATCTGGAAGAACTGAAAAGGCCAAGCATAGAAGAAAAGATCGTGGCATGTACTGAAGAAATACAAGATTGGAGAACACCATTTGTGAAATTCTTGAAGACAGGGGAGCTTCCAGCTGAAGCTAcggaaataaagaaattgaagataAGAGCAGCATGTTTCACTTTGATAAATGATGTCCTATACAAGAAGGGTTTCTCGATGCCACTTTTGAAATGTTTGGGTCCACAAAAGGCAGATTACGCTCTAGCTGAAATACATGAGGGGATATGTGGGCAACATTTGGGAGCAAGAGCTTTGGCAAGTAAAGTGTTGCGTAGTGGATTCTTCTGGCCTACCTTGAGAGATGACGCTTTAAAGAAGGTTAAAGcttgtgataaatgccaaagatttgCAACCATTCAAAGTGCTCCAGTCTCACTTTTGAGAACCTCAATCGAACCAACTCCATTTGCGAAATGGGGATTAGATTTATTAGGACCTTTTCCCCAAGCAACTGGAGGAAGGAAGTTCCTGATAGTAGCAACAGATTATTTCACAAAATGGATAGAAGCAGAACCCTTAGCTACTATTACTGCGAAGAAGATAGAGAACGTGGTATGGAAAGATATCATATGCAGATTTGGGCTACCAAGGGTGATAATTACAGATAGAGGGAAGCAGTTTGATTGTGATTCATTCAGAGGTTTTTGTGAAAGGCTTCATATCCAACTCAGCTTTGCTTCAGTAGCATACCCACAAGCCAATGGGCAAGTAGAAAGAAGCAATCGAACAATCCTAGAAGGTTTAAAAATGCGCCTGGATAAGGCAAAAGGATCATGGGCGGATGAACTTCCATCAATCCTCTGGGCCTATAGAACAACCAAAAGAGTCCCAACTGGAGAAACTCCATTCAGTCTAGCTTATGGAATGGAAGCTTTAATCCCTATTGAGATTGgagcaatttctccaagaaTGGTTGATTTTGACAAGGAATCAAATTCTGACGCACTACAGGATAACTTGGATTTGTTAGATGAGCATAGAGATCAAGCGTGCATACGGTTAGCAGCATACCAACAAAGAGTCTCTCGTTACTACAACTCAAGGGTGAAGGAAAGAGTGTTAGTAGAAGGAGATCTTGTTCTGAGAAAGACAGGCATAACCAATGCACATTTGGAAGAAGGGAAGCTTCGTCCAAATTGGGAAGGACCGTATCGGGTAAGAAGGGTAGTTGGACCTGGAACTTGCTTACTCGAAATGATAGAAGGAAAAAGGATTCATAAGACGTGGAATGCAAATCACTTGAAGCTCTATCTCCAGAGCAATTGTATTAACACTTATTATGAATAAAAATACTCAGGCCGTAATTACGGTCCCGTGGTTTTTCCCCACATTGGGGTTTCCACGTAAATATTGTGTGTTTATCTTTATCGTTTGTTTATCAGCTTATTTTATTCAtgcttttaatttaataaatctTTAAAGATTATCATTAACATATTTTCCAAATGtgttaagaaaaatggtaaaataaaaGCTGGTAAAATAAAAGCCCATCTTCTATGAGGGAAGACGCTCTTTACCATGGCCCTTTACCATGATGCATGCAGTTGTATTCCATTAAAGTTGTTAAGACACATGGTATAGAAAAAGCTCATGCTTTACCATGATGCACGCAGTTGTATTCCATTAAAGCTGTTAAGACATATGGTATAGAAAAAGCTCATGCTTTACCATGATGCACGCAGTTGTATTCCATTAAAGCTGTTAAGACACATGGTATAGAAAAAGCTCATGCTTTACCATGATGCACGCAGTTGTATTCCACTAAAACTGTTAAGACACATGGTATAGAAAAAGTTCATGCTTTACCATAATGCAAGCAGTATCAATAAGTTCATCAAAATCACATTTAATTCGGATTGAATTTCATGTGATTAGGGAGCAGGAAAGATTAAATAAACATAACTTAAAGGTTTCCAAAACAAAAGGAAATGATAAAGTTTTCCAATAAAATGAAAACGTATCTCTAAGAAGCAGGGGTGGCAGaggcatcatcatcatcatcatcaagatcTTCATCAACTTCATGATCTTCATCCAAGTTTTGCAAAACAACTATTTTTTCATCTTCTATAATCCCATTCTTCCCGTGAAATGTCCAAGGCCCGCTAAGATTCTCCAAATCATCATAGAGACCTTTATTAAAAGAGGATGTGACATCCTCTTCGTCGGGGTCGAAACTTTGCCATGGACGGGAGTCAGAAACTGATGCAGTTTTTGCGAACACTAACTCAGGATACATTCGACCATGTTCTTCCTCAAGAATTTGGCGAGCTAGATAGAAACCTGTCTTGCTAAAAGAGACCCCTACAGCACATTTCCTTTGGTAACAATCAAAAGATTCTCTGTATGATTGAATGCTGGTAGTGTGCACCGATTTAAGTTCTCCTTTTAGTTTTTGAACCATCTCACGCTCAACTTTCAACTCGTTCTGGAGTAAAGTAACATCGTTAAGTAGCTTACAAGTCTTCTCTCCTAACTTCTTATTATCATCAACCATGGCTGAATATTTAGAAGCATCCTCCTTGAAATGGTCACACTCAGACTGCAGCTTTTTGTTATAATCTTGAAGATCTCTAATGGTTTGCTCCATTTTCTCTTGATGTGTATGATAATTCTCTAGCTTTTGGTTCCGCTCTTGAAGATCTTTGATAGTCTGATCCATTTTCTCATTACGAACAAGACAATCGTCGAGCTTTTTCTTCCATGATCTCGCGAATCCAAAGGCAAGAGAAGCACGTTGAGCTCCCTGTAACAATAAGAAGAGGTAAGGAGACATTTTTTGTTATTTCTAAATTCCCgattatatataaaagaaaacaatatatatatatataagcctATCACCTCAACGATCCGGCGCTCGGCTAAGTCCATGTTATGTTGGATATCTTTAAAATATGTTTCTTCATCTTGAGGAAGAATGGAAGAATACATTAATCTTAAAGCTACCCCGGGAAGGAAAACAGAATCTGTATCAAGCAACCCAGGATACACTCTAAAATCATCGCCGTTTAAAGCACGATACATGGTAGGTTCATCCCTATATAGCTTCCAAAATGATTTAGGTCTATCTAGCAAAGGAAAAGATGGACGAATGTCATTTAAGGACTCTGATCGAAGTGTCCTCCTTGAAATGCGTGGGGTTTTAGGGTGTGAAAAATCTGAGCGACCCTTGTCAGCATGAAAGGTGTTTGCGTGTAAATTGGGAATATCTTTCTCAACTCCACTCTCACAAGCAACTTGAGGATCTCCCATCTTTGATGAGTCGGTTTTAGCTTCCTTACAAGGATCTGTATCGGCAGATGCATCAATAGGTTTAACCTTTTTAGAGGTTAAGGTATCATCTCTAGAATTTACCGAATCATGAACATTTTCTCTGCTACGTTTCTGGTTGCCCGTCTTCAAAGCGATGAGAGCAAATTTTCCAAGCATGGAAGTCATacctataaaaaagaaaagaagcatTAAAGTCAACAAAGCTactttatttttagaaatagcATTTGCTATATCAATTTAAGTCATTCACCAAGCTCAGATATGGCGGGTGTAGAAATTTTTGACATTTCAAACATTGAAGAAACGCTAAACTTCTCGACCAAGGATGGATCATCTACGGAGTCGGATGCGGATgccatatttataaatttaggagCTATATTTGTCTCTTCCGATGAAGAATTAAAACTCAAAGTCTTGTCATTTTCCACATGTATCAAAGATGTAATTCCCCAACTAATCGTGATACGTCGGAAAGCATTTAAAGCTTGGCTAAGAGGAATTTTCGCATATTGAAGAACAGGAATCTCGAAAGAATATCTCTCTAAAAGCTTAGTATGTGATGGCCATGAGACACCTCTTCTGATCCAACACCAACTCCATGGAAGAGGAATATTCCATGCCATTTTAGGAGGAAACACGAGGATCCATCTATCTTCATATCGCTCGATAGGAGGAAGatcatcaataaataatccATCATTGCACATATCAGTCATCTGAAGAGAAAATCGCCCGGATTTGTCTTTGAGAGGTCTCAGAAtgtaaaaaagatgaaaaaggtTGACGACTGGAACTACTCCTTTTTTATTACAAAGAGCATAAAACGCTACAAGCAATCTCCATCCTTGAGGATGAAGTTGAGACGGAGACAATTTGTTGCTTTTCAAAAACTCCatgaaaaaagaaggaagaggaaaatgaactCCCATCTCTAGTAGAGCCTCATGTATGGCGAATGATTCTGAAGGAACAAAGGCAAAAGAGGTCTTCGAGTCTGGAGGAGGCGGCCCTCCCAACCAGACGGAAACGAGAATTTTGTCTTGAAAATGTGAACATCATCTTTTGATAGGTGAGTAGGAACACACAAAGCCAAAACATCCAAGGAATGAGGCCCCAATGCTTCGGATATGTGTTTTGATGTTTGCTTGGTACGAACCATGATAATGAAACAAGCCAACTGCGAAAGAAAAAGCTCAAAAACGATTAAAAACACAGGCGATTAGCATTAGACAAACGGGTTTTTTTGCCATTTCGAGGGTAAAATCGAACCAATAACACAACAATTAATTTCAAGAACCTAATCATAATATGGTAGTT is drawn from Euphorbia lathyris chromosome 9, ddEupLath1.1, whole genome shotgun sequence and contains these coding sequences:
- the LOC136206920 gene encoding uncharacterized protein, coding for MTSMLGKFALIALKTGNQKRSRENVHDSVNSRDDTLTSKKVKPIDASADTDPCKEAKTDSSKMGDPQVACESGVEKDIPNLHANTFHADKGRSDFSHPKTPRISRRTLRSESLNDIRPSFPLLDRPKSFWKLYRDEPTMYRALNGDDFRVYPGLLDTDSVFLPGVALRLMYSSILPQDEETYFKDIQHNMDLAERRIVEGAQRASLAFGFARSWKKKLDDCLVRNEKMDQTIKDLQERNQKLENYHTHQEKMEQTIRDLQDYNKKLQSECDHFKEDASKYSAMVDDNKKLGEKTCKLLNDVTLLQNELKVEREMVQKLKGELKSVHTTSIQSYRESFDCYQRKCAVGVSFSKTGFYLARQILEEEHGRMYPELVFAKTASVSDSRPWQSFDPDEEDVTSSFNKGLYDDLENLSGPWTFHGKNGIIEDEKIVVLQNLDEDHEVDEDLDDDDDDASATPAS